In a genomic window of Myotis daubentonii chromosome X, mMyoDau2.1, whole genome shotgun sequence:
- the LDOC1 gene encoding protein LDOC1, which translates to MVDELVLLLQALLVRHRALSIENNQLMEQLRLLVCERATLLRQVRPPSCPVPFPSTFDGETSRLPEFIVQTTSYMLVNENRFCNDAMKVAFLISLLTGEAEEWVVPYIEMDSPLLSDYRAFLEEFKQCFGWDEEEDDDDDEVDNY; encoded by the coding sequence ATGGTGGACGAGCTGGTACTGCTGCTGCAGGCTCTCCTGGTGAGGCACCGCGCCCTGAGCATCGAGAACAACCAGCTCATGGAACAGCTGCGCCTGCTGGTGTGCGAGAGGGCCACCCTGCTGCGCCAGGTACGTCCGCCCAGCTGCCCGGTGCCCTTCCCCAGCACGTTTGACGGCGAGACCTCCCGTCTCCCCGAGTTTATCGTGCAGACTACATCTTACATGCTTGTCAACGAGAACCGATTCTGCAACGACGCCATGAAAGTGGCGTTCCTAATCAGCCTGCTCACTGGGGAAGCTGAGGAGTGGGTGGTGCCCTACATCGAGATGGATAGCCCCCTCCTAAGCGATTACCGGGCCTTCCTCGAGGAGTTCAAACAGTGTTTTGGCTGGGATGAGGAAGAAGACGACGATGACGACGAAGTAGATAATTACTAG